From Panthera tigris isolate Pti1 chromosome B4, P.tigris_Pti1_mat1.1, whole genome shotgun sequence:
ttatgaagttttcttttttaaattgcatattcaggggcacctgagtgggttATGCATccaatttttggttttggttcaggtcatgatctacggcttcgtgggtctgagccccacatagaCCTCctcgctggcagtgtggagcctgctggggattctctctcactctctctctgccccttccacttgtgctgtctctctctcacacaaaataaataaacactaaacacttttaaaaaactaaattgtaTATCCAAAAAATTGGGGTTTCTTTTACATATCTTTGTTATATATTTACTTGATATAGGGAATTTAGGCCTAGCGGATACATACATCTTGAAAAgtagataaactaaaaaaaaaaaaaaaaaaaaaaaagcttttgcaaaacTAAGACCCAGCCTGTGTGATCTGCAGCCTGGAATTTGAAATACAATAGAGAACTTCACCTCATGGGTGTGTTTGATTCAACAACAAACTCAACATCACTTAATCAATGAATGagacatgtgtttattttaagcCTTCTATGACTCTTCTAGGCACTGGATTGGGTTGCAATGGCTTTGAGGGTAAGAATCTGTGCTAACTTTCAGACAGGCACAATGTAGTGGAGGAGCTCACAGGAGTTTTCAGCACAGATGTTTAGTgtgctgagaaaaataaatcaaagactcTTAAACTTTCCCCTGTAGATGAAATGACATACTATTTCAGCAAAACTCTGGCTCTACACTTAAACTTCTGTTAATCTACGTTCAAAATTTGTTCCTTGGGCTTTCTCCTAGAGATCTGGCTGGAGGACAACAAATAAGCAACTGAGGAATGAGAAACCACACAGAAATAACAGAGTTTATCCTCCTGGGATTGTCAGATGACCCACAGCTTCAGGTGGTGATCTTTGTCTCTCTGCTCGTCACCTACATGCTCAGCATCACTGGCAACCTGACCATTATCACCCTTACCCTGCTGGATTCCCACCTCCAGAcccccatgtatttcttcctcagaAACTTCTCCGTATTAGAGGTTTCATTCACAACTGTCAGCATACCCAAGTTCCTGGGCACCATGATGACTGGAGATAAAACCATTTCCTTTAATGACTGCATTGCccagctattttttttcattctcttgggaGTCACTGAATTTTACCTTCTGGCCGCCATGTCCTATGACCGTTACATTGCCATCTGCAAACCTCTGCATTACATGACCATCATGAATCACAGAGTCTGCATACTCCTTGTCTTCTCTTCGTGGCTAACGTCATTCTTAATCATATTCCCCGCACTCATGTTGCTCCTAAATCTTAATTACTGTAGGTCTAATATTATTGACCATTTTACCTGTGATTATTTTCCCCTGCTGCAACTTTCCTGTTCAGACACAAAATTCTTAGAGGCGCTGGGGTTTTCCTGTGCTGTGTTCACTTTAATGTTCACTTTGGCCTTGATATTTCTGTCTTACACATATATCATCAGAACAATTTTAAGAATTCCTTCTACTAGTCAGAGGAAAAAGGCCTTTTCCACATGTTCATCCCATATGATTGTCATCTCCATCTCCTATGGCAGCTGCATTTTCATGTACATTAATCCATCAGCAAAAGACACAGTGTCTCTGAGCAAGGGAGTTGCTGTGCTAAACACCTCAGTGGCCCCCATGCTGAACCCATTTATTTACAGCCTAAGGAATCAGCAAGTCAGGCGAGCCTTCATGGACAGGGCAAGGAAGATTGTATTTTTCTCCAGATAACGAAAGGCTGTGGTGTCATGAATTAGCCACATACCACATggcaatttaaaatatacaaacatgaaATTCAAGGAATTCTTCAAGTCACAATGGCCTTCCTGTTTCCTTattcattctttgtttctttctaacAATTAAGAAGCACCTTTAATATATTTCCCATTCAATTATAATAACTTCATATGTCTTTCTAGTTCTCAGTCTTCTGAACACATTGTTAGTTGCAACTTCTTGAGCAACTATTGTTTTATACAGTATCATAGTTTGAGTTTTGTTTAGGAAAACAATTATCATCAGGAATGGAGAGGCTCtgtaaatattgatatattttatttaatctatacagaaaatataattatatgattttcaTTGACAGGAATTCCCTCACCATCTTGtcatttttctaggaaaaaaaattcttcaaatgccatatgatttacagaaaaaaatgtgaaagttttcatttaaaaaaacatatttaaaaaacaagaaacattgCACACTTAATAGGTATGTCCATACAAATTAtctgttggttaaaaaaaaagcaatctctaATAATATATACTTTTGTATTCGTGTTGCCAAATCTCCATATTTACAAATTCCATAATTACTCAGTAGATATAGGTAGATATACAggtagatacatatatacaaacatgtatgcatacatacatactatagaatatatatagcatagtatactatatatagtaagCATACATTTGCACATACTGTAGAAAATTATGAAGTAATAGCTGTTTTAGAT
This genomic window contains:
- the LOC102964804 gene encoding olfactory receptor 6C1, with product MRNHTEITEFILLGLSDDPQLQVVIFVSLLVTYMLSITGNLTIITLTLLDSHLQTPMYFFLRNFSVLEVSFTTVSIPKFLGTMMTGDKTISFNDCIAQLFFFILLGVTEFYLLAAMSYDRYIAICKPLHYMTIMNHRVCILLVFSSWLTSFLIIFPALMLLLNLNYCRSNIIDHFTCDYFPLLQLSCSDTKFLEALGFSCAVFTLMFTLALIFLSYTYIIRTILRIPSTSQRKKAFSTCSSHMIVISISYGSCIFMYINPSAKDTVSLSKGVAVLNTSVAPMLNPFIYSLRNQQVRRAFMDRARKIVFFSR